The following proteins are encoded in a genomic region of Parabacteroides pacaensis:
- a CDS encoding peptidylprolyl isomerase yields MQANETQVLMNTSLGPIKLKLYNETPQHRDNFIKLVKNGQYNGLLFHRVIKDFMIQGGDVTSKNAPMNKSLGAGDLGYTVPAEFVYPKYFHKKGALSAARTGDEVNPERASSASQFYIVTGKVYSDAELNQMEKQKENRLKQAIFNRLQNENKAQIMALYRNGEKEELAVLRDTLIGKTELEFEKHKDECKFTPEQREAYKTVGGTPFLDNEYTVYGEVIDGMEVVDAIQNVKTNGQDRPLENVVIESIECI; encoded by the coding sequence ATGCAAGCAAACGAAACACAAGTTCTGATGAACACCAGTTTAGGCCCTATCAAGCTAAAACTGTATAACGAAACGCCTCAACACCGGGATAATTTTATCAAGTTGGTAAAGAACGGACAGTACAACGGATTACTTTTCCATCGGGTAATCAAGGATTTTATGATTCAAGGGGGTGACGTAACCTCGAAAAACGCTCCTATGAACAAATCATTAGGTGCCGGAGATTTAGGGTATACAGTTCCCGCAGAATTTGTCTATCCTAAATATTTTCATAAAAAAGGAGCTCTTTCTGCTGCTCGTACCGGTGACGAAGTAAATCCGGAACGGGCCTCTTCGGCTTCCCAATTCTATATCGTAACCGGCAAGGTGTATAGTGATGCCGAGTTAAACCAGATGGAGAAACAAAAAGAGAATCGCCTGAAACAAGCTATTTTCAATCGCCTGCAAAATGAAAACAAGGCACAGATCATGGCTCTTTACCGGAATGGGGAAAAAGAAGAATTAGCGGTTCTTCGCGATACCCTGATTGGAAAAACAGAACTGGAGTTTGAAAAGCATAAAGATGAATGCAAATTTACTCCCGAACAGAGAGAAGCTTACAAAACCGTAGGAGGCACTCCGTTTTTAGACAACGAGTATACTGTTTATGGAGAAGTAATCGACGGAATGGAGGTGGTAGATGCCATCCAAAACGTAAAAACAAACGGACAAGACCGTCCGCTGGAAAATGTAGTGATTGAATCCATAGAGTGTATTTAA